The Humulus lupulus chromosome 3, drHumLupu1.1, whole genome shotgun sequence genome window below encodes:
- the LOC133825623 gene encoding uncharacterized mitochondrial protein AtMg00810-like: MLYDGIMPCEYEMNDLRVPELISAHKDVAWPLIAEDVTVYVDDIVLIRPNLNELQRFQESLHTQFKLKALGMLKYFLGFEITRSKSGLFLSQRQYTLQLLEDTCYLGSKPAKSPMDPRLKFTDQQGDLLSDPSRYRRLVGRLLYLTLSRPDITYSIHTLSQFMATPRTEHLQAIHHLLRYLKGRPGQGLLYSSSSSLHLRGFSDSDWASCSVTRRSTTGFCIFLGDCLVSWRTKKLPTISKSSTKAKYHALAATASEITWIQYLLKDLQILSSTPAFIYCDNQSTIHIANNPTFHERTKHIELDCHFIRDKVKTCSIRLIPISSNLSTSLRIHKGIAFHHSSFSRYCKSHIDVDFEFIDMLML; encoded by the exons atgttgtatgatggtattatgccatgtgagtatgAAATGAACGatctaagagtgccggaattaatatCGGCGCACAAGGACGTGGCTTGGCCACTAATAGCTGAG gacgttacagtcTACGTTGATGATATTGTCCTCATCAGGCCCAACCTCAATGAGCTTCAGCGTTTTCAAGAGTCCCTTCATACCCAGTTCAAACTCAAGGCACTCGGCATGCTCAAATACTTCCTTGGTTTTGAAATTACTCGCTCAAAATCTGGTCTCTTCCTCTCTCAACGCCAGTACACACTTCAGTTACTTGAAGACACATGCTATCTTGGAAGTAAACCAGCAAAATCGCCAATGGACCCAAGGTTGAAGTTCACTGACCAGCAAGGTGACCTTCTTTCTGATCCTTCCCGGTATAGGAGACTTGTTGGCCGTCTTCTGTACTTGACCCTCTCCAGACCTGACATCACATACTCTATCCACACTCTTAGCCAATTCATGGCCACTCCACGTACAGAACATCTCCAAGCTATCCATCATCTTCTAAGATACCTCAAGGGTCGACCGGGTCAAGGACTTCTCTattcctcttcttcttcacttCATCTCAGGGGTTTTTCAGATTCAGATTGGGCTTCCTGCTCGGTTACTAGACGATCCACTACAGGTTTTTGCATCTTTTTAGGCGATTGTTTAGTTTCTTGGCGCACAAAGAAACTACCTACAATTTCTAAAAGCTCTACCAAAGCTAAATATCATGCCTTAGCTGCTACTGCCAGTGAGATTACATGGATTCAATACCTTCTCAAAGATCTTCAAATTCTCTCATCTACACCAGCCTTTATCTACTGTGATAACCAGTCAACTATTCACATAGCTAATAACCCTACTTTCCATGAGAGAACCAAGCATATTGAGCTTGATTGTCACTTTATTAGAGACAAAGTCAAGACCTGCTCCATTCGATTGATTCCTATCAGCAGCAACCTTTCAACTAGCTTACGCATTCACAAAGGCATTGCCTTTCACCACTCTTCATTCTCACGTTA TTGCAAGAGTCACattgatgttgattttgagttCATAGATATGTTAATGTtgtga